The DNA region GGATGAACTGCTCTATAGCCCTTATATGGAAGCGGAAATGCTCTACAGAAACATGCAGGCATTTGGCGCAGAGGGATTGATCTACCTGGAGTCGATGATGGGCTCCGGCGGCTTCCGCACCCCGGATGGAAAGCCTATTGCCAATGATGAGGTAGTCGATATTTATCGCAAACGCTTGCAGCAAGCTGATGCCAAGGCCACGGGTGTCACTGTGCGCCTGCAAGAATCTATTTTGCGTTTTGCACCCAATGCAGAATTGCAATTGATTAGGGCCTACGAATTAGTCGCGCGTCACCGCGACCTGTATGTGGCCGTCAATATGGTGGGACGCGAGGATAACGACAAGGGCTATCCACTGCGCTTTGCCCAAACCCTGCGCGACCTGCGCAAAAAGTACAACAACGTGCGCTTGTCGGTTCATGCCGGTGAAGTGGATGAGCCCAATTACCACATCCGCGACACGCTGCTGATCGGCGCTGATCGTATTGGCCACGGCGTCAACCTGATCAGCGACAAAGAGTTGTTGCGCCAGATGCGCCACGGTCCCTATATGGTTGAGATCAATTTGATTTCCAACCTGCTGCTCGAATACATCGCCAGTTATGACCAGCATCCATTCCCGGAATATTTGCGCCTGGGTATTCCTGTCGCCTTGTCTACCGATGATCGCGGCATGTGGGACTCCAATCTCACCGACGAATTTTTTGTGGCGGTGAAGGAATACAACCTCAGCTGGGCCGAGCTGCAAGCCCTGAGCCGCAACTCACTGCAATACAGCTTTGTTGAAGATGACATCAAGCAGCAATTGCTGGCCACCTATGAACGGCGTGCCCGGCAATTCGCCAGGCAATTTCGCCAGAAGGGTGTGGCCAGCCTGAAGGGGGTTAAACCTGTGTCCTACAGCTTTACCTGCAAGCGTTACCAACTCTGTGATTTTTGAGGGGGCGGCCATGCAACATCCTGGTTCATCCAGGCTGTGCATGGCACATGCTTTTGCATCATCAGGGAGCTTTTCTATTCGGTACCAGGAATGTAAAAACCTGTATTTTTATATTAATAAACAATTGAACTGTTTTTTATTGTTTTTAATTTATTGAAATATAAGGAAATTAATTGTTTATTTGTAAAATGTAACCAATTGGACAGGAAATGGCACGGCGCTTGCTCAATCCGCTTGGTTGTTCTGGTACTACTAAATATTAGACCTTGGAGTGCTCACTCATGATCATACTGAACCGTTTCACGCCGAAAAAGCTTGCGTTAATGATTAGTCTGGGGTGCGTTATATCTGTTCCTGCTGCCATGGCGCAGGACACCAAAGAAGACGTGGTTGAATTGGAAACCTATACCGCAGAAGGACAGGTAGAAGACACCATGGGCTTGATGCCTACCGAACCGGTGAAATCGGTATTTGGCTTTGGCAAGACCATCCTTGAAACCCCGCGCGGTGTTACCTCGGTAAGCGCCGACATGATGGAAAGCTATGCCATCACCGATATCGATGACCTGGTGCTGATTTCCCCCGGTGCTTTTACCCAATCCTTCTTTGGTGTGGCCGGCTCGCTCGATGTGCGCGGTACGCCCGGTGAAGTTTATTTCCGCGGTGTTCGCCGTGTGAATAACCCCGGGAACTATCCCACTCCGATTGGAGCCACTGACCGTATCGACATTGTGCGCGGCCCGGCCTCGCCCATTTATGGCCCGTCCAAAATCGGGGGCTACCTTAATTTCGAGCCCAAGTCTGCCCGTGCAGAAACCGGTCAGTTCCTGGAAAAACCGACAGGGAAAATATCGCTGACCCGCGGTAGCTGGGATAAGAATGTTGTCTCTGCCGAAGTAGGCGGCCCGGGTTCTATCGGTGAAAAGAGCCTCGGTTATTATCTCTATGCTGAAACCGAAAATTCTGGCAGTTACTACGAAAACTCCGGTACCGACCAGAATATTTTGCAAGCCTCGTTCAACCTGGATTTTAGCGATAAAACCCGTTTTGAATTCGGCGG from Cellvibrio japonicus Ueda107 includes:
- a CDS encoding adenosine deaminase family protein — its product is MLLRNLSFARVAGKFFCIVGCWAVSQTLIAQPMLAQPAPLYPIPSQPALAKPELVDDAWFEDFKTRATDAELYTFLYAMPKGGDLHNHMSGSVLSEWMYELALAQKAHGYIFYTKVNINNCRAFGNNEFGRRPYLLLFHNLLESSYEKLPDCEKAEYKPLAELNEKEKAGWLDSIRLNHEHEGRDEFFQTHWQRMDELLYSPYMEAEMLYRNMQAFGAEGLIYLESMMGSGGFRTPDGKPIANDEVVDIYRKRLQQADAKATGVTVRLQESILRFAPNAELQLIRAYELVARHRDLYVAVNMVGREDNDKGYPLRFAQTLRDLRKKYNNVRLSVHAGEVDEPNYHIRDTLLIGADRIGHGVNLISDKELLRQMRHGPYMVEINLISNLLLEYIASYDQHPFPEYLRLGIPVALSTDDRGMWDSNLTDEFFVAVKEYNLSWAELQALSRNSLQYSFVEDDIKQQLLATYERRARQFARQFRQKGVASLKGVKPVSYSFTCKRYQLCDF